One Kaistella polysaccharea DNA segment encodes these proteins:
- the metK gene encoding methionine adenosyltransferase, which translates to MSYLFTSESVSEGHPDKVADQISDALIDNFLANDPNSKVACETMVTTGQVVLAGEVKSTAYLDVQDIARKVINKIGYTKGEYMFNGDSCGVISAIHEQSPDINQGVDRISENDDFESRANSQGAGDQGMMFGYATNETENYMPLALDLAHTILKELSTLRKESDAIKYLRPDAKSQVTIEYSDDHKPVRIDSIVVSTQHDDFGSEEAMLAKIRKDIIEILIPKVKAQQTRAIQDLFNDQIKYHINPTGKFVIGGPHGDTGLTGRKIIVDTYGGKGAHGGGAFSGKDPSKVDRSAAYAVRHIAKNLVAAGVADEILVQVSYAIGVAEPCGLYVNTYGTAKVDLHDGEISEKIQKLFDLRPYAIEQNLKLRNPIYQETASYGHMGREHYIADKTFKKANGEELVIKDLEFFTWEKLDKVEEIKKEFNL; encoded by the coding sequence ATGTCTTATTTATTTACCTCTGAATCCGTTTCCGAAGGACATCCGGATAAAGTGGCTGATCAGATTTCCGACGCATTAATCGATAATTTTTTAGCAAATGACCCCAATTCAAAAGTTGCCTGTGAAACAATGGTAACAACTGGACAAGTGGTTTTGGCGGGAGAAGTAAAATCTACAGCATACCTGGATGTACAGGATATCGCCCGAAAAGTAATCAACAAAATTGGCTATACGAAAGGAGAATACATGTTTAATGGTGATTCTTGCGGTGTAATTTCTGCCATTCACGAACAGTCTCCAGATATCAATCAGGGTGTTGACCGGATTTCTGAAAATGATGATTTTGAAAGTCGTGCTAATTCGCAAGGTGCAGGTGATCAGGGAATGATGTTTGGTTACGCGACCAATGAAACTGAAAACTATATGCCGCTAGCACTTGATTTAGCGCATACCATTTTAAAAGAATTATCTACACTTCGTAAAGAAAGCGACGCAATCAAATATCTTCGTCCCGATGCTAAATCGCAGGTTACGATTGAATATTCTGATGATCACAAACCAGTAAGAATTGATTCAATTGTCGTTTCAACGCAGCATGATGATTTTGGGAGTGAAGAAGCCATGTTGGCTAAAATTCGAAAAGATATTATAGAAATTCTCATCCCGAAAGTGAAAGCCCAACAAACTCGCGCTATTCAGGATCTTTTTAATGATCAGATTAAGTACCACATTAATCCTACAGGTAAATTTGTAATAGGCGGTCCGCACGGTGATACCGGTTTAACTGGCCGGAAAATAATTGTTGATACTTATGGCGGAAAAGGTGCACACGGTGGTGGAGCGTTTTCTGGAAAAGATCCTTCTAAAGTAGATAGAAGTGCGGCTTATGCAGTTCGTCATATCGCCAAAAATCTTGTAGCTGCGGGCGTTGCAGATGAAATTCTAGTACAGGTTTCTTATGCCATTGGTGTCGCTGAACCTTGTGGATTATATGTGAACACTTATGGCACCGCTAAAGTCGATTTACACGATGGGGAGATTTCCGAAAAGATTCAGAAACTCTTCGATTTAAGACCGTACGCCATCGAACAAAATCTTAAACTTAGAAATCCTATTTATCAGGAAACTGCGTCTTACGGACATATGGGTCGTGAACATTATATCGCTGATAAAACTTTTAAAAAGGCAAATGGCGAAGAATTGGTGATTAAAGACCTGGAATTCTTTACCTGGGAAAAACTGGATAAAGTAGAAGAAATTAAGAAAGAATTTAATTTATAA
- a CDS encoding hydrogen peroxide-inducible genes activator, giving the protein MNIQQLEYLIAVDKYKHFGNAAQACFITQPTLSAMIQKFEDEMDVKIFDRTTHPIRTTDVGAQLIIEAKKVVDSINELKSKANALNNVLAGKLNLGIIPTVSGSILPAEIFEFLKNHPKIQLNVKEMTTENIIKALKAGELDAGIISTPFAAANEFYHDFLFNEELMLYSADDSDDQKEDSFVIPDKIDVQKVWLLEEGNCLRTQFENICELRENTITPKNLEFVASNINTLVQLVDKLGGISILPELAVDQLSDQQRDKVKRFRKPFPYREISMIYYKPTYKQKILDEMILFIADSLKSKLNFNKNPEEFVVIKPQ; this is encoded by the coding sequence ATGAACATTCAGCAATTGGAATATCTTATCGCGGTAGATAAATATAAGCACTTTGGAAACGCAGCGCAGGCCTGCTTTATTACTCAACCGACTTTAAGCGCAATGATACAGAAGTTTGAAGATGAGATGGACGTGAAAATATTCGACCGCACAACTCATCCAATCCGGACAACAGATGTTGGCGCGCAACTTATCATTGAAGCTAAAAAAGTAGTAGACTCCATCAATGAATTAAAAAGTAAAGCAAACGCACTTAACAATGTTTTGGCCGGAAAGTTAAATTTAGGAATTATCCCAACTGTTTCTGGGTCTATTTTGCCTGCAGAAATTTTCGAATTCTTAAAAAATCATCCGAAAATTCAATTGAACGTAAAAGAGATGACCACCGAAAACATCATTAAAGCTTTAAAAGCCGGTGAGTTAGACGCAGGAATAATTTCAACACCGTTCGCAGCGGCCAATGAATTTTACCATGACTTTTTGTTTAATGAAGAATTGATGCTGTATTCTGCGGACGACAGTGATGATCAGAAAGAAGATAGTTTTGTGATCCCCGATAAAATTGATGTGCAGAAAGTTTGGCTTTTAGAAGAAGGGAACTGCCTGCGGACACAGTTTGAAAATATATGTGAACTGCGCGAAAATACGATTACGCCGAAAAATTTAGAATTTGTTGCATCGAATATCAACACGTTGGTTCAGCTTGTTGACAAATTGGGTGGCATCAGTATTTTGCCCGAACTGGCGGTAGATCAACTTTCTGATCAACAACGCGATAAAGTAAAACGATTTAGAAAACCTTTTCCGTATCGTGAAATTTCGATGATTTATTACAAACCTACCTACAAGCAGAAAATTTTAGACGAGATGATTCTTTTCATCGCCGATTCTCTAAAATCAAAGCTTAACTTTAATAAAAATCCAGAGGAATTTGTGGTCATTAAACCTCAATAA